A window of Cryptomeria japonica chromosome 3, Sugi_1.0, whole genome shotgun sequence contains these coding sequences:
- the LOC131048053 gene encoding uncharacterized protein LOC131048053, producing the protein MGRSKKKSSPPRPQQQEGEGSVTETAPARKRGRPKKVVEKKVETEEEDHEEEEEEEKFKKLSFAAESSSSKGKNKEGEKEDEDEDPTESSAKVVKRPGMRRRKGEPRRAAD; encoded by the coding sequence ATGGGGCGGAGCAAGAAAAAGTCATCTCCTCCGAGGCCGCAGCAGCAGGAAGGCGAGGGGAGTGTTACAGAAACGGCTCCGGCACGGAAGCGAGGTAGGCCGAAGAAAGTTGTGGAGAAAAAGGTCGAAACGGAAGAGGAAGAtcatgaggaagaagaggaagaagaaaagtTCAAGAAATTGTCATTTGCAGCTGAATCTTCTTCGTCAAAGGGAAAGAATAAGGAGGGAGAAaaagaagatgaggatgaagatccAACGGAAAGCAGCGCAAAGGTTGTGAAAAGACCGGGAATGAGGAGGCGTAAAGGCGAGCCTCGTAGGGCTGCGGATTAA